In a single window of the Anaerotruncus rubiinfantis genome:
- a CDS encoding oligosaccharide flippase family protein, whose product MKRIQIFLVNAGILTATSLLISSAGVWFNLYISEKLGAVGMGVFQLMMSVYSLTVTLASSGINLAATRLVAEETIRGGAGGRAAMRRCLAYSLFFGSLAGCALFFGANWVGTNWLHNEDTIRPLMVMALSMPLIGMSCALTGYFTAVRRVAKSAASQILESFLKITLTIFALTFLMPEGLEHACLAITLSGVIAEGASFLFAYALYRVDSRRHQTPGAPSRGLTVRLLGIALPVALSSYLRSGLATVKNLLVPVRLQAGGVAAGDSFAMFGLVHGVALPVITFPYAFLNAFNALIVPELAQSHSQHQNVSRMIERMFQLTLFCAFGVCGVLFAFPHEIGAMVSQNPDTAVYIRLLAPVIPVMYLDTAVDNMLKGLNEQLSVMRYNVIDAFLSMLMVYALLPFWGIKGYIIVICLSEVFNFSLSVGRLIKVTQFRFDLTERVVKPVLCIAIAVLVSRILMRGVPAAFLPLMRSVLLCGFAGSIYTGLLFLCGYFKRG is encoded by the coding sequence ATGAAACGTATCCAGATCTTTTTGGTCAACGCCGGCATCCTCACCGCGACCTCCCTGCTCATCAGCAGCGCCGGGGTCTGGTTCAACCTTTATATTTCCGAAAAGCTCGGCGCGGTCGGCATGGGCGTGTTCCAGCTGATGATGTCGGTCTATTCGCTGACTGTAACGCTGGCTTCCTCCGGCATCAACCTCGCCGCGACCCGTCTGGTTGCCGAGGAAACGATCCGCGGCGGCGCGGGCGGCAGAGCCGCGATGCGCCGCTGCCTTGCCTACAGCCTTTTCTTCGGGAGTCTTGCGGGCTGCGCGCTCTTTTTCGGCGCAAACTGGGTCGGTACAAACTGGCTGCACAATGAGGATACCATCCGGCCGCTCATGGTCATGGCGCTTTCGATGCCGCTCATTGGCATGTCCTGTGCGCTCACCGGATATTTCACCGCCGTGCGCCGGGTAGCCAAATCCGCCGCTTCGCAGATTCTCGAGTCCTTCCTCAAGATCACCCTCACCATCTTTGCCCTCACCTTCCTGATGCCTGAAGGGCTAGAGCATGCCTGCCTTGCAATCACCCTCTCCGGCGTGATCGCGGAGGGGGCCTCCTTCCTCTTCGCCTATGCGCTCTACCGTGTGGACAGCCGCCGCCATCAAACGCCCGGCGCGCCATCCAGAGGGCTCACTGTCCGGTTGCTGGGCATCGCACTGCCGGTCGCACTGAGCAGCTATCTGCGTTCCGGGCTCGCCACCGTCAAAAACCTGCTCGTCCCGGTACGGCTTCAAGCGGGCGGCGTGGCCGCCGGGGATTCCTTTGCCATGTTCGGCCTGGTGCATGGCGTAGCGCTGCCGGTCATCACTTTCCCATACGCTTTTTTGAACGCCTTCAACGCGCTCATTGTCCCGGAGCTTGCCCAGTCGCACAGCCAGCACCAGAATGTCAGCCGGATGATTGAGCGGATGTTCCAGCTCACGCTTTTCTGCGCGTTTGGGGTCTGCGGGGTGCTCTTCGCCTTTCCGCATGAGATCGGCGCGATGGTTTCCCAAAACCCGGATACCGCCGTCTACATCCGGCTGCTCGCCCCTGTCATTCCGGTGATGTACCTCGATACAGCCGTGGACAACATGCTCAAGGGCCTCAACGAACAGCTCAGCGTCATGCGCTACAACGTGATCGACGCCTTTCTCAGCATGCTGATGGTCTACGCCCTGCTGCCGTTTTGGGGGATCAAGGGGTATATCATCGTCATCTGTTTAAGCGAGGTATTCAACTTTTCGTTAAGCGTCGGCCGGCTCATCAAAGTCACTCAGTTCCGATTTGATCTCACCGAGCGGGTCGTCAAGCCGGTCCTCTGCATCGCCATCGCGGTGCTTGTGAGCCGCATACTGATGCGCGGCGTCCCGGCCGCCTTCCTCCCGCTTATGCGTTCGGTGCTGCTTTGCGGCTTCGCGGGGAGCATCTACACCGGGCTGCTGTTCCTCTGCGGTTATTTTAAACGCGGTTAA
- a CDS encoding TRAP transporter substrate-binding protein produces MKRIFGVLLSALMFVNLVGCGGSAAPASSAAPAGSTAAPASSAAGSAEVTPEVTLIGAHVNSDDSSFNVGMVAFADALKEVSGGKMALEVHGNGELGGDETELVQKMATGTVDVIATSPSFLASSVAEMDLFSMPFLYTSVDHWKEVTSGEVGQTMAQLLEEKSDFRITAYWMCGIRSIFSTKEIHNMSDLKGVKIRVHSSENVQAIWAALGAQPTSLAYNELYSGLQNKVIDAAENDLGNILLQKFYEAGPYIALSQHDYATRMCVISKAKYDSLTDEQKAWVDQAAEISREKQWEYDLSLTEKAQKDIEAAGGTFIEVEDIDQWIATATPVIESVAEKLGVSEQYAKIVELSK; encoded by the coding sequence ATGAAGAGAATTTTTGGTGTCCTGTTAAGCGCCCTGATGTTTGTAAACCTGGTTGGCTGCGGCGGTTCTGCCGCTCCGGCATCTTCCGCAGCCCCGGCGGGTTCCACGGCGGCTCCTGCTTCCTCCGCGGCCGGGTCCGCGGAAGTCACCCCCGAAGTTACCTTGATCGGCGCCCATGTTAACTCGGATGACAGCTCCTTCAATGTCGGCATGGTGGCCTTTGCCGACGCGCTGAAAGAAGTTTCCGGCGGCAAAATGGCGCTGGAAGTCCACGGTAACGGCGAACTTGGCGGCGATGAAACCGAGCTGGTTCAGAAGATGGCCACCGGCACGGTCGACGTGATTGCAACTTCCCCGAGTTTCCTGGCTTCCTCGGTCGCGGAAATGGACCTGTTCTCGATGCCGTTCCTCTACACCAGCGTTGACCACTGGAAAGAGGTCACGTCCGGCGAGGTCGGCCAGACGATGGCGCAGCTGCTCGAAGAAAAATCCGATTTCCGCATCACCGCTTATTGGATGTGCGGCATCCGCAGCATCTTCAGCACCAAGGAAATTCACAATATGTCCGATCTCAAGGGCGTGAAGATTCGTGTCCACAGCAGTGAAAATGTCCAGGCGATCTGGGCGGCGCTCGGCGCGCAGCCGACCTCCCTCGCGTATAACGAGCTTTATTCCGGCCTGCAGAACAAGGTCATCGACGCCGCGGAAAACGACCTCGGCAATATCCTGCTCCAGAAATTCTATGAGGCCGGCCCGTATATCGCGCTCAGCCAGCATGACTACGCGACCCGCATGTGCGTTATCAGCAAAGCCAAATATGACAGCCTGACCGACGAACAGAAAGCCTGGGTCGACCAAGCGGCGGAGATCTCCCGTGAGAAACAGTGGGAATATGACCTTTCGCTGACCGAAAAGGCCCAGAAGGATATCGAAGCCGCAGGCGGCACCTTCATCGAAGTTGAGGACATCGACCAGTGGATCGCCACCGCGACCCCGGTCATCGAATCGGTCGCGGAGAAGCTCGGCGTTTCCGAGCAGTATGCAAAGATTGTGGAACTGAGCAAATAA
- a CDS encoding TRAP transporter large permease: MGVSLVGLFILLLIMGLPIAYVLVAVAVAGIMAMGTVPLITVVQRMFSGLNSFTLLAVPLFIMAANLMNRGQISNKLIDFCCALVGHIKGGLGYANVLVSMLFAGISGSSQADTAGIGKILIPGMIEEGFSEETSVGVTAASSTIGIIIPPSIPMVVYSSVANASIGALFLGGVIPGILIGLGQMAVVFIASKIHNYPCRPRVPLKEIARQAFINLPSLVAPVIIVGGVLAGVCTATEAACIACLYAGILGIFVFRTIHPRDIAEIFMESAKTSAISLFALASANALGQLLGYYKVSTIIAAFFENGIVNNRFMFMFMVFLFFLFLGTFMDANPAMILFVPMLLPIGETFGVTPVQMGIVIVITLAVGQVTPPYGLCLLIASDIAHMPIHRAFKAVLPYIAVTASVAVLLAFFPDIAFAVPRLIKPDWSF; the protein is encoded by the coding sequence ATGGGCGTTTCACTGGTCGGTTTGTTTATCCTTCTGCTCATCATGGGTCTTCCCATTGCGTATGTGCTGGTGGCGGTTGCCGTCGCGGGCATTATGGCGATGGGGACGGTCCCGCTTATCACGGTCGTACAGCGGATGTTCAGCGGGCTCAATTCTTTTACGCTTCTGGCAGTCCCGCTGTTTATCATGGCGGCAAACCTGATGAACCGCGGCCAGATTTCCAACAAGCTGATTGATTTCTGCTGTGCGCTGGTCGGGCACATCAAAGGCGGGCTCGGCTATGCGAACGTCCTGGTGTCGATGCTGTTCGCCGGTATTTCCGGCTCGTCGCAGGCGGACACCGCCGGTATCGGAAAGATCCTGATCCCCGGCATGATCGAGGAGGGTTTTTCGGAGGAAACCTCGGTCGGCGTGACCGCGGCTTCGAGCACCATCGGCATCATCATCCCGCCCTCCATCCCAATGGTCGTCTACAGCAGCGTGGCCAACGCTTCAATCGGTGCGCTGTTCCTGGGCGGCGTCATCCCGGGTATTCTGATCGGCCTGGGACAGATGGCGGTTGTATTTATTGCGTCGAAAATTCATAATTACCCCTGCCGCCCGCGCGTACCGCTCAAAGAGATCGCCCGGCAGGCGTTTATCAACCTGCCTTCGCTGGTGGCTCCGGTCATCATTGTGGGCGGCGTGCTCGCCGGGGTATGCACCGCGACTGAAGCGGCGTGTATTGCCTGCCTGTATGCGGGAATCCTGGGTATTTTCGTATTCCGTACCATCCATCCGCGTGATATTGCGGAGATCTTTATGGAATCCGCAAAGACGAGTGCGATTTCGTTGTTTGCGCTGGCTTCGGCCAATGCGCTCGGCCAGCTGCTGGGCTACTATAAGGTGTCCACGATCATCGCCGCGTTCTTTGAAAACGGTATCGTCAATAACCGCTTTATGTTTATGTTCATGGTGTTCCTGTTCTTCCTGTTCCTGGGTACCTTCATGGACGCCAACCCGGCTATGATCCTGTTTGTCCCAATGCTTCTGCCGATTGGGGAAACCTTCGGCGTCACACCGGTACAGATGGGGATCGTCATTGTCATCACGCTCGCCGTGGGCCAGGTCACGCCGCCTTATGGGCTCTGCCTGCTGATTGCAAGCGATATCGCGCACATGCCGATCCACCGGGCGTTCAAAGCGGTGCTGCCCTACATAGCGGTCACGGCTTCGGTTGCGGTGCTGCTTGCGTTTTTCCCGGACATTGCCTTTGCGGTCCCACGACTGATTAAACCGGATTGGTCGTTCTAA
- a CDS encoding cupin domain-containing protein, producing MEHKVNHFKDAAAVVFDEPKRTSFVQLSTADGVRLGCGGCEVPPHSSNQNHVHDADEVMHVVEGELEFVFADRTEVLGPRDVIYVPAGEWHQIFNRTEKPAYHTYVFSDPACTDLILARYNQK from the coding sequence ATGGAACACAAGGTAAATCATTTCAAAGATGCCGCCGCAGTCGTATTTGACGAGCCGAAACGCACTTCGTTTGTGCAGCTCTCAACTGCGGACGGTGTGCGGCTTGGCTGCGGCGGCTGCGAAGTCCCGCCGCACAGCAGCAATCAAAACCATGTGCATGATGCGGACGAGGTGATGCATGTGGTCGAAGGCGAGCTCGAGTTCGTTTTTGCAGACAGGACCGAAGTGCTTGGCCCGCGCGACGTGATTTATGTGCCGGCCGGCGAGTGGCATCAGATCTTCAACCGTACCGAAAAGCCCGCCTACCATACCTATGTGTTCTCGGACCCCGCCTGTACCGACCTGATCCTTGCGCGCTACAATCAAAAATAA
- a CDS encoding AEC family transporter, translating into MQIDMQILTARLYGFLILIAFGFFAKKCGLLTDELHDRLNTIIMRLILPALLIDTMTRSAGPENIRLFLPMTAGGFCTFLLLLGAGWISAVLMRFKGDLRKAQMALMSFGSLGFFGIPLVKAVWGPAGAAAFGIYSIVDNIACWTIGLALSRGQTDDNGPLTMRDRLGKILQPASVGVFIGLLFMLLRVPTDNLVMEALGQIGSCSSPLAMICIGASIARIDLRKLYRGWPSVAVVVIKMILAPLLVHHVAGWLGIYEPARIFLTLITALPSSSMFALMCRDYGNTQVDYASQAAIITVFCSAFTLPLVAGLLQ; encoded by the coding sequence ATGCAGATCGATATGCAGATTTTAACCGCGCGCCTCTATGGATTTCTCATCCTGATCGCATTCGGCTTTTTTGCCAAGAAGTGCGGGCTGCTGACCGATGAACTGCACGACCGGCTCAATACCATTATTATGCGGCTCATTCTGCCGGCGCTGCTGATCGATACGATGACCAGAAGCGCCGGCCCGGAAAATATACGGCTGTTTCTCCCAATGACAGCCGGTGGATTCTGCACCTTTTTGCTGCTGCTGGGGGCTGGATGGATCAGTGCGGTTCTGATGCGCTTTAAAGGGGATCTGCGTAAGGCGCAGATGGCGCTCATGAGTTTCGGCAGCCTCGGATTCTTTGGAATCCCGCTGGTGAAGGCCGTTTGGGGGCCCGCGGGGGCGGCTGCTTTCGGGATCTATTCGATTGTCGACAATATCGCCTGCTGGACAATTGGACTGGCGCTTTCGCGCGGGCAGACGGATGACAACGGGCCGCTTACCATGCGGGACCGGTTGGGAAAAATCCTCCAGCCCGCGTCGGTGGGCGTATTTATCGGACTTTTATTTATGCTGCTGCGGGTTCCAACCGATAATTTGGTAATGGAGGCGCTGGGACAGATCGGAAGCTGTTCCTCGCCGCTGGCGATGATCTGCATCGGCGCGAGTATCGCCCGGATCGATCTGCGTAAGCTTTACCGGGGATGGCCGTCTGTTGCGGTTGTGGTGATCAAGATGATCCTGGCTCCGCTGTTGGTCCACCATGTGGCTGGCTGGTTGGGAATCTATGAACCGGCTCGGATTTTTCTGACGCTCATTACGGCGCTGCCCTCCAGCAGCATGTTTGCGCTGATGTGCCGGGATTACGGGAATACCCAGGTGGACTACGCTTCGCAGGCGGCGATCATCACGGTGTTTTGCAGCGCGTTCACCCTGCCGCTGGTGGCGGGGCTGCTGCAATAA
- a CDS encoding RraA family protein, with translation MIRTELYTPVVGDILDGLGYYHQFLPAGLSPIREEDKLVGRAMPVLMTDVYGPQKKPFGYLTEALDQLREGEVYLASGGEMRCAYWGELLTAAARVRGCVGAVINGYYRDSPQVKAQGFPVFSRGRFAQDSSVRTQVIDYRCRIEVGAVTVKPGDLVFGDVDGVLIIPRAVEHEVIEQALEKARGEKVVRQAIEGGMTATAAFAKFGIL, from the coding sequence ATGATCAGGACGGAACTGTATACCCCTGTGGTGGGGGACATCCTGGATGGATTGGGTTATTATCACCAGTTCCTGCCGGCGGGGCTGTCCCCAATCCGGGAGGAGGACAAGCTTGTAGGCCGTGCAATGCCGGTTTTGATGACCGACGTCTACGGCCCGCAGAAGAAACCGTTCGGCTATTTGACCGAGGCGCTCGACCAGCTGAGGGAAGGAGAGGTCTATCTTGCCAGCGGAGGAGAGATGCGCTGCGCCTATTGGGGAGAGCTGCTGACCGCTGCGGCGCGTGTGCGCGGCTGTGTGGGCGCTGTGATCAACGGTTACTACCGTGACAGCCCGCAGGTGAAAGCGCAGGGCTTTCCGGTTTTCAGCCGGGGAAGGTTTGCGCAGGACTCCTCCGTGCGCACGCAGGTCATCGATTATCGCTGCCGGATTGAAGTTGGAGCAGTCACGGTCAAACCTGGAGATTTGGTCTTTGGCGACGTGGACGGTGTGCTCATTATCCCGCGCGCGGTAGAACATGAGGTGATTGAACAGGCGCTTGAAAAAGCGCGCGGGGAAAAGGTGGTGCGCCAGGCAATTGAAGGCGGGATGACCGCTACGGCCGCATTTGCCAAATTTGGCATTCTTTGA
- a CDS encoding class B sortase, with the protein MTAIPRRLLAAAFGVLLLIECAGCKKEQGEILPPEGEYTSGGGYQPKVPDVSAQLEAAIAKNGDVVGWLQLPNTAINEAVVQTTDNEYYLRRDVEKKYAYEGCYYLDYESLLFDDGADLAQNSIIYGHNLGDPMGVKDNPDGVKFAQLLKLDDIEIAKKTPYIYFTTPAETHIFEIFAVVYCESETTPVPYHYAEYSDEQFDALIADMKARSQYTYDVDVAPEDRIITLSTCSYKYGTYSQNPDQRYIVLGRLVKPGESYHETANLTANASPKAPQF; encoded by the coding sequence ATGACGGCAATCCCTCGAAGGCTTCTGGCCGCGGCGTTTGGCGTGCTTTTGCTGATCGAATGCGCCGGCTGCAAAAAGGAGCAGGGAGAAATCCTGCCGCCGGAAGGCGAATATACATCGGGCGGCGGATACCAGCCGAAGGTGCCGGATGTCAGCGCGCAGCTCGAAGCGGCGATTGCAAAGAACGGCGATGTGGTTGGCTGGCTGCAGCTGCCGAACACCGCCATCAATGAGGCGGTGGTGCAGACCACCGACAACGAATATTACCTGCGGCGCGACGTGGAGAAAAAATATGCCTATGAAGGCTGCTATTATCTCGACTACGAAAGCCTCCTATTCGACGACGGCGCCGATCTTGCGCAGAACAGCATCATCTATGGACATAACCTCGGAGATCCAATGGGCGTCAAGGACAATCCGGATGGGGTGAAGTTCGCGCAGCTTTTAAAGCTCGATGATATCGAGATTGCCAAAAAGACCCCCTATATCTATTTCACCACCCCGGCCGAAACCCATATTTTTGAAATTTTTGCGGTTGTCTACTGCGAAAGCGAGACTACGCCGGTCCCATATCACTACGCGGAATACTCGGACGAACAATTCGATGCGCTCATCGCGGACATGAAAGCGCGTTCCCAATACACCTATGACGTAGATGTCGCACCGGAGGACCGGATCATCACGCTTTCCACCTGTTCCTATAAATATGGTACCTATTCCCAGAATCCGGATCAGCGGTATATTGTATTGGGGCGTCTGGTAAAACCCGGGGAGAGCTATCACGAAACCGCGAATCTTACGGCCAATGCGTCCCCAAAAGCTCCGCAATTTTAG
- a CDS encoding cupin domain-containing protein → MSYFARMNPAVYTEPHGSVNYPIFTAENAPVSGVSASAAVYLNDEYPVPGVHEDNEGFYVYAGKGMAKVGDEETAISEGCCFYAPAGVKHQIKKDKDCGELKIFLFHF, encoded by the coding sequence ATGAGTTATTTTGCCAGGATGAATCCTGCTGTCTATACCGAGCCGCACGGTTCGGTCAATTACCCCATTTTTACGGCTGAAAACGCACCGGTATCCGGCGTTTCGGCATCCGCCGCCGTCTATCTCAATGACGAATACCCCGTGCCCGGCGTCCATGAGGACAATGAAGGCTTTTATGTCTACGCTGGAAAAGGGATGGCGAAGGTCGGAGACGAGGAGACCGCGATTTCGGAGGGCTGCTGCTTTTATGCGCCCGCCGGGGTCAAGCATCAAATCAAAAAAGACAAAGATTGCGGGGAATTGAAGATATTCCTCTTCCATTTTTAA
- a CDS encoding DUF3798 domain-containing protein has protein sequence MKKLISTLLALAMAFGLASCGTSSSSGAPSGSSGSGPQGDAAAPYKIAIITGTVSQGEEEFRAAQEMKEKYPDIVVTATYPDNFSKEQETTISNVLNLVADPEVKALVFLQAVPGAAAAISKAKELRPDLLVIAGVTGEDPAVIAREADMVLNADELGMGRTIMEQAKAMGAKTFVHYSFPRHMSVALLAGRRDLLRQTAEELGIEFVEATAPDPTGDSGVPGAQQFILEDVPKMIAKYGKDTAFFATNCSMQEPLIKQVIAGGAIFPQQCCPSPYHGYPGALGIAIPEDKAGDVGYILSETTRKITEGKNAGRMSTWPVPINMLFVRAGVQYAMDYLDGKIESGSDMDAMAEICAELSEGTSLRKLTENGKEYDNFFTLLSPYYTYGGAADAAGEEASASEAASEI, from the coding sequence ATGAAAAAACTGATTTCAACGTTGCTAGCGCTGGCGATGGCCTTCGGCCTTGCGTCCTGCGGCACCTCATCCAGTTCTGGCGCACCTTCCGGTTCTTCCGGCAGCGGGCCGCAGGGAGATGCCGCCGCACCTTATAAAATTGCAATCATCACGGGCACTGTTTCCCAGGGCGAGGAGGAATTCCGCGCCGCGCAGGAGATGAAGGAAAAATATCCGGATATCGTCGTCACAGCGACCTACCCGGACAACTTCTCAAAGGAACAGGAAACCACCATCTCAAACGTCCTGAACCTCGTGGCCGATCCGGAAGTCAAGGCGCTGGTCTTTTTGCAGGCGGTGCCCGGCGCGGCGGCGGCCATTTCCAAAGCGAAGGAACTGCGTCCCGATCTGCTGGTGATCGCGGGCGTGACCGGAGAAGATCCGGCGGTCATCGCGCGGGAAGCCGATATGGTGCTGAATGCGGATGAGCTCGGCATGGGACGCACCATTATGGAGCAGGCGAAGGCGATGGGTGCGAAAACTTTCGTGCACTACTCCTTCCCGCGCCACATGTCGGTCGCGCTGCTGGCCGGCCGCCGCGACCTGCTGAGACAAACCGCGGAGGAACTTGGCATCGAATTTGTGGAAGCCACAGCGCCCGACCCGACAGGCGATTCCGGCGTGCCCGGCGCCCAGCAGTTTATCCTTGAGGATGTGCCGAAGATGATTGCCAAATACGGTAAGGACACCGCCTTCTTCGCAACCAATTGCTCGATGCAGGAACCGCTCATCAAGCAGGTTATCGCGGGCGGCGCGATTTTCCCGCAGCAGTGCTGCCCGAGCCCGTATCACGGCTATCCGGGCGCGCTCGGCATCGCGATCCCCGAGGATAAAGCGGGTGACGTTGGCTATATTCTTTCGGAAACCACCCGCAAGATCACCGAAGGCAAAAACGCCGGACGGATGTCCACCTGGCCGGTGCCGATCAACATGCTGTTTGTCCGCGCGGGCGTCCAGTATGCAATGGATTATCTCGACGGCAAGATCGAATCGGGCAGCGACATGGATGCGATGGCCGAAATCTGCGCAGAGCTTTCGGAGGGCACCTCCCTGCGCAAGCTCACCGAAAACGGCAAGGAATACGACAACTTTTTCACCCTGCTGTCGCCTTACTACACTTACGGCGGCGCCGCGGATGCGGCGGGGGAAGAAGCCTCCGCTTCCGAAGCTGCTTCGGAAATCTGA
- a CDS encoding GntR family transcriptional regulator, whose protein sequence is MKKTNDSINYQAYTMIRDMILCFDLEPGQRVSDFTLSKQLGISRTPVREALASLVKDGLVTMSEKGQIVRKIDAGDLTDLCHMREALETMMLRLTIQNGELTAQDIAQMRAFNDEMIKMNQANQIHLTFEIDERLHDYIAVKSKSSRMLEQFRVSQLQMRRYRFLTLIDDQRSALTVREHADIIDALEARDIHAAEEAMRAHLHITVERYKNALQRMSAKEWIRLIRNLTSPQALKTLYPGRSDIA, encoded by the coding sequence ATGAAAAAGACGAACGATTCAATCAACTACCAGGCCTATACCATGATCCGGGATATGATCCTCTGCTTCGACCTGGAACCAGGGCAGCGCGTTTCGGATTTCACCCTTTCCAAGCAGCTCGGGATCAGCCGGACACCGGTACGGGAAGCATTGGCCTCCCTTGTGAAGGACGGCCTTGTCACAATGAGTGAAAAAGGGCAGATTGTCCGGAAAATTGACGCCGGCGACCTAACCGACCTTTGCCATATGCGCGAAGCGTTGGAAACAATGATGCTGCGCCTGACCATCCAGAATGGGGAGCTCACCGCGCAGGATATCGCGCAGATGCGCGCGTTCAACGACGAGATGATAAAGATGAACCAGGCCAACCAGATCCATCTAACCTTCGAAATCGATGAACGGCTCCATGATTATATCGCGGTAAAATCGAAGAGCAGCCGTATGCTTGAACAGTTCCGGGTGTCCCAGCTGCAGATGCGGCGCTACCGGTTCCTGACCCTGATCGATGACCAGCGCAGCGCGCTTACGGTTCGGGAGCATGCTGACATTATCGACGCGCTGGAAGCGCGTGATATCCATGCCGCGGAGGAAGCGATGCGCGCGCACCTGCACATCACTGTCGAACGGTATAAAAACGCGCTGCAGCGGATGTCCGCGAAGGAGTGGATTCGGCTGATCCGCAACCTGACTTCACCCCAGGCGCTGAAAACCCTCTATCCCGGAAGGAGCGATATTGCATGA
- a CDS encoding sugar phosphate isomerase/epimerase family protein, whose translation MKHPYLYPLCIQLPAAPDPDNPEFLRILGQLQARGFYGVELNLLDFSEKGRQRLQTVLDAHGLKLTMIASGAYAKQNGLSLSSTDETARAATVDALEKILKYAGKCGAGVICGFLKGGPDGNHAVCAAQMRRSLGELAGRGALECAPLYLEATNHYEALLVNTVAEGAAFAREAGGPVQVLPDTYHMNIEECSPVAALSAYGELFRNLHISDNNRYYPGFGAIDFHAVLRALRGLNYNGTITIEGRNFGSLAEDIDQTCAYLSGAAQRAAREIAVA comes from the coding sequence ATGAAACATCCATATCTATATCCGCTTTGCATCCAATTGCCGGCGGCACCGGATCCGGACAACCCGGAATTCCTGCGCATATTGGGGCAGCTTCAGGCGCGTGGATTTTACGGCGTGGAGCTGAACTTGCTGGATTTTTCCGAAAAGGGGCGGCAAAGGCTCCAGACGGTTCTGGATGCGCATGGGCTGAAGCTCACGATGATCGCGTCCGGAGCATATGCCAAACAAAACGGACTTTCCCTGAGCAGCACGGATGAAACCGCGCGCGCCGCCACGGTGGATGCGCTGGAAAAAATCCTGAAATATGCCGGGAAATGCGGCGCGGGCGTGATCTGCGGCTTTCTCAAAGGCGGCCCGGACGGCAATCACGCCGTCTGCGCCGCGCAGATGCGGCGTTCACTCGGTGAGCTTGCCGGACGCGGGGCGCTTGAATGCGCGCCGCTTTACTTGGAGGCGACCAATCACTATGAGGCGCTCCTGGTGAACACGGTGGCCGAAGGCGCGGCTTTCGCGCGGGAGGCTGGAGGCCCGGTGCAGGTTCTGCCAGACACCTACCACATGAACATCGAGGAATGCAGCCCGGTGGCAGCGCTGAGCGCGTACGGGGAGCTCTTCCGGAATCTGCACATCTCCGACAACAACCGGTATTATCCCGGTTTCGGCGCGATCGATTTCCATGCGGTCCTGCGCGCGCTGCGCGGCTTAAATTACAACGGGACGATCACGATCGAAGGCCGCAATTTCGGATCGCTCGCGGAGGATATCGACCAGACCTGCGCATACCTCTCCGGCGCGGCACAGCGCGCGGCAAGGGAAATCGCGGTAGCCTGA
- a CDS encoding TRAP transporter small permease, which yields MILTKLNNILFKIQTWFAVACLTVFFCGVAFQVFSRILGIPANFTEEVSNYAFIWVTFMGTALMLRENRHFRFTAIAAKFKGKLFWANEMICMLILLGISLLMLVHGAQLTQKFWTWHFTSLSSVSLGWAWLCLPLCGFTSTMYCIEAIYKFIRDPSSREIVDEATAAIREAELAEQQAGQTQNQKGGQR from the coding sequence ATGATTTTAACCAAGTTAAACAATATCCTGTTTAAAATACAGACCTGGTTTGCGGTTGCGTGTCTGACGGTCTTTTTCTGCGGGGTTGCCTTTCAGGTATTCTCCCGGATTCTCGGCATTCCGGCGAACTTCACCGAAGAGGTCTCCAACTATGCGTTTATCTGGGTGACCTTTATGGGAACGGCGCTGATGCTCCGGGAGAACCGCCATTTCCGTTTCACCGCGATCGCGGCAAAATTCAAGGGCAAGCTCTTTTGGGCCAACGAGATGATCTGCATGCTGATCCTGCTGGGCATCAGTCTTTTGATGCTGGTGCACGGCGCGCAGCTTACCCAAAAGTTCTGGACCTGGCATTTCACCTCGCTTTCTTCCGTCAGCCTCGGCTGGGCATGGCTCTGCCTGCCGCTTTGCGGATTCACCTCGACCATGTACTGTATCGAGGCGATCTACAAATTCATCCGTGATCCCTCCTCCCGCGAAATCGTGGATGAGGCGACCGCGGCAATCCGCGAGGCGGAGCTTGCGGAACAACAGGCCGGGCAGACACAGAACCAGAAAGGAGGCCAGCGCTGA